Below is a window of Thermofilum sp. DNA.
CGCGGGGTGCACAACCTCTTTATCGACGATAATACCGTAGATGAGCTGCGTGTCGAGGAACGAGCCACCTTTCTTCTTAATTATCTGGATGTTATCAATGTCGACCTTAATCTCTCCGTCGACCTTTTCAGCCACCTGCTTAACCGCCTTCACGGCGATGTCTGCAAAGTAGTCTCTCAGAGCAGCTACGGTCTTGCTGCGCATTGCAGTCATCGCGACCTTCTTCAATGCCTCGTAGTCGTCGAGGTCAACCTTTACGGCCTTGGCCTTGATGCTTTCTAGTGCCTTTTCTAGTGCCTTCTTATAACCGCTGGCGATCACCGTTGGGTGGATGTTCTTGTCGAGGAGCTTCTCCGCCTCCTTCAGAAGCTCTCCGGTGAGCACTACAGCGGTAGTGGTTCCATCTCCTACCTCTTTATCCTGGGCCTTTGCGACCTCTACCATGAGCTTTGCGATGGGGTGCTGGACATCCATCTCGTCCAGGATCGTCGCACCGTCGTTGGAGATAGTGATGTCGCCGAGCGTATCGATGAGCATTTTATCCATTCCTTTGGGGCCGAGCGTGGTCTTGATGGTTTCAGCTATAGCTCTAGCAACCATCAAGTTCAGCTGCAAAGCCTCCCGTCCCGTTTGCCGAGATGTTCCTTCCTTCAAAATCAGTACCGGGACTCCACCTATCTGTCCAACAGCTGCCATATTGCCTCCCTTCGCAGAAGCAAAAATATCGCTTCTATATAAACTTTTTTCTAGCGGCTCCCGTAGACCTGGAGAATGTCCTTTATGTCAACGCGATGGATGGTGATCCCCAGGCGTTTCAAGTACTCTTCACCTTCACCCTGCAGCCTTTCATCTAAAACGAAAACTTGCGGGTAATCGCTCTCGGAGCGTAGACCTCTACCTATGGCTTGAACTACTCGAGCGACTGCTGGGAAATAGAACGTGTAGCTCCACGCTCTGTATTCGTCTCTAAGCCTGTCGCGCATTCTCTCCATTATCTTCTTATTCTCAATGGAGGGGTCAGGGAGTGGAAGCCCTGCTATTATTACCGTGTCCACTAGGTTTCTTCCCAGAACTTTCAACTCGACACCTTCACTGAACTTACCCCAAGCCACCACCATGAGGAGGAACTTTCCGAGGCCGGCCACCTTACCTATAAGGTCGTCGAGACTGGTCTCAGGGCGCTCACGGATTTTAGGTGCTGCTTTTACGAACGGGTAAACATTAGTTAGGAAGGTATAAGATGGGAAGACCACCAGGGCTCTCGCAGCTCTCTCCGAGAAGTATATTCTATCGATAAGCTCTCCGTATGTTCTATAAGTTTCTTGGCTACGCTCAGCGTACCTGGAGGAGATGCCACTAACCACCACGGCCCTAACCCTAGCCCCCCAAGGGGCTGTATACTCAAATCTCTCGAGGCGGTTTTCCTCTAATCCAAGCGCAGCCACCAGGTAATCGTTGGGCGGCAACGTTGCAGACATGAGAACTGCTGCGCGAACTTTAGAGAAGACTCGCCGTGCAACTTTGCTCGCGTTAATATTAACCAATACTAGCTGTCTCTCTCCAGTCTTGGAAGAAGCATAGACCAAGCTATCTCTATCAGCCTTCTCTACTGCATGGAGGAATTCGGCCACGCGCCACAGGCTCGATGGGGCTCCGCTCAATGTCTCGTAAGCTCGAGCGAGTTTCATGACAGTTGTTGAAAAGCTCTCTCCTCCACCAAGCTCCTCAACGGCGACCTCAACTTCATCGCCGCGCTGGCTATATTTTCTGAGAATTCTGAGCAGGCTGTCGAGAACCCGCGCGGTTGAAAGTATATCAGGCGAAGCCTGTTTCATCGACGAGAGCTCTTTTCGAGCGAGGCGGATCGCAGTTTCACTAAGAATCTTTCTGGAAAAGTCCACAATCTGTCTCGGAAGATTATGCGCCTCATCAACAACTAAAAGGGAATCCCCCAACTCTATTCCGCTTCTCTTAAGAAAAATATCGAAGAGTTTTTCATCAAACAGGTAGGAGTAGGATGCGACAATAATGCGAGCGTGGTCTAGAGCTCTCCACGCTAAAGTGAAAGGGCATACCCCTTTCGCCAACCCTATACTTTTGAGAGCCTCGGTGTCCACGATTCCCGGAAATCTGATGGTTTCCACCACCTTACGGGCGAAAGGACAGATTCCGCTTTTCACTTTAATCTGGCAGTACCTAAGAAACTCTCTGTAATCCAGAGAGTAGTTCTTCGTGAAGATGCACAGATCTTTCTTGTTCACAAGCGTGGCCGTCGGCACGGGTATTCCTAGCTCTTCGAAGCGCCTAACTTCTCGTAGAGGAGCCTGAAACTGGGTCCGCGTCCTCGCTAAGTAGATTACCTTCGGTACTCCGGCCTCAAGCACACCCATTAAGACGGCGAGAGTCTTCCCAGAACCCGGAGGATACTGGAGTGCCAGTATCCTGGAGCTCAGATAAGCTTCTCCTACTTTCGAGGCTATGGCAGACTGGCCGCGCTTAGGCTT
It encodes the following:
- a CDS encoding ATP-dependent DNA helicase — encoded protein: MEQSLVLRLINPYGKPKRGQSAIASKVGEAYLSSRILALQYPPGSGKTLAVLMGVLEAGVPKVIYLARTRTQFQAPLREVRRFEELGIPVPTATLVNKKDLCIFTKNYSLDYREFLRYCQIKVKSGICPFARKVVETIRFPGIVDTEALKSIGLAKGVCPFTLAWRALDHARIIVASYSYLFDEKLFDIFLKRSGIELGDSLLVVDEAHNLPRQIVDFSRKILSETAIRLARKELSSMKQASPDILSTARVLDSLLRILRKYSQRGDEVEVAVEELGGGESFSTTVMKLARAYETLSGAPSSLWRVAEFLHAVEKADRDSLVYASSKTGERQLVLVNINASKVARRVFSKVRAAVLMSATLPPNDYLVAALGLEENRLERFEYTAPWGARVRAVVVSGISSRYAERSQETYRTYGELIDRIYFSERAARALVVFPSYTFLTNVYPFVKAAPKIRERPETSLDDLIGKVAGLGKFLLMVVAWGKFSEGVELKVLGRNLVDTVIIAGLPLPDPSIENKKIMERMRDRLRDEYRAWSYTFYFPAVARVVQAIGRGLRSESDYPQVFVLDERLQGEGEEYLKRLGITIHRVDIKDILQVYGSR